In Mucilaginibacter celer, one DNA window encodes the following:
- a CDS encoding toll/interleukin-1 receptor domain-containing protein yields MQNLLTEILAELKQKRCVLVIGPELGDHDEPSFFERLCEALPRLDFDHKSLDGASAVSEYTFLNEELIQIKAGTEPWLSTLVKWFYEEQTWLDEPLRKISQIPFSMIISLMPDGRLKRIFDEQQLPYTFNYCPIDKVRPVTETTSADAPLIYHLIGNLEEKEVVLTFENMFALLKNVLKNDLPTVVQKTLAEAKSVVFLGVRYERWHTQLLLRYIKTLDGINVTITKDTKLEKDALGKKSVENDQTAKNSSVFVRNRLNLGLLNDNPIGFLDRLYDCCRQQNLLKQPQVTSYLASIFLSYSHENKMIADDLADRLRRLRMRVIMDETDLRTGQNIKKFIDEIEQTDAVVALISRNSIFSPYVIEEIAKACELEKTLLPVSLDNILDEPDLEQQKDNRVESVLQDIRRKLRENLHSRMSHLWTEHERWADFDNSFSSTLTVLKNNKRLIYQASNPQATVTQLLRDILSLNTANI; encoded by the coding sequence ATGCAGAATCTCTTAACAGAAATTTTAGCAGAACTTAAGCAAAAACGATGCGTGCTTGTCATAGGCCCCGAACTTGGTGACCATGACGAACCAAGCTTTTTTGAAAGATTATGCGAAGCCCTTCCGAGGCTGGATTTCGATCACAAATCTCTTGATGGTGCATCCGCTGTTTCCGAATATACATTTCTAAACGAAGAACTTATTCAGATTAAAGCTGGTACCGAACCATGGTTATCAACCCTGGTTAAATGGTTTTACGAGGAGCAGACATGGCTTGACGAACCTCTTCGTAAAATATCGCAAATCCCCTTTTCGATGATTATCTCGCTGATGCCGGACGGCAGGCTTAAGCGCATTTTCGACGAGCAGCAATTGCCTTATACTTTCAATTATTGCCCTATTGATAAAGTAAGACCAGTAACCGAAACGACCTCCGCCGATGCCCCCCTTATTTATCACCTGATTGGAAATCTTGAGGAAAAAGAAGTGGTGCTGACATTCGAAAACATGTTTGCTTTGTTAAAAAATGTGCTCAAAAATGATCTGCCCACTGTGGTTCAGAAAACCTTGGCAGAGGCAAAATCTGTTGTTTTTCTCGGTGTCCGTTATGAGCGGTGGCACACACAATTGCTGTTGCGTTATATAAAAACGCTCGACGGGATTAATGTAACGATAACCAAGGATACGAAACTCGAAAAGGATGCTCTGGGGAAAAAGTCTGTCGAAAACGATCAAACAGCAAAAAACTCGAGTGTGTTTGTCAGAAATCGACTTAACCTTGGTTTGTTAAACGACAATCCTATTGGTTTTTTAGATCGCTTATACGATTGTTGCCGGCAACAAAACCTGTTGAAGCAACCGCAGGTCACTTCTTACTTGGCAAGCATATTCCTGTCTTATAGTCACGAAAATAAAATGATTGCGGATGATCTTGCCGACAGACTAAGAAGATTAAGGATGAGGGTTATTATGGATGAAACAGATCTTCGTACCGGTCAGAACATAAAAAAATTTATTGACGAAATAGAGCAAACTGATGCCGTAGTGGCTTTGATATCAAGAAACAGCATTTTTAGTCCTTACGTAATCGAAGAAATTGCTAAAGCCTGTGAACTTGAAAAAACGCTGTTGCCAGTTTCATTAGACAATATTTTGGACGAGCCCGACCTGGAACAGCAAAAAGACAATAGAGTTGAAAGTGTTTTACAGGATATCCGGCGAAAATTACGTGAAAACCTACACTCAAGAATGTCTCATTTATGGACAGAACACGAACGTTGGGCAGATTTTGACAATAGCTTTTCTTCTACCCTCACCGTGCTAAAAAACAACAAAAGGCTGATTTATCAGGCATCAAATCCACAGGCCACGGTTACCCAATTACTTCGTGACATCTTATCCCTGAATACAGCTAACATATGA
- a CDS encoding SusC/RagA family TonB-linked outer membrane protein, whose amino-acid sequence MKKILLMLLAWCLSVPLFAQDIPITGKVIDQTGEPLIGASVKVKGSSQGVVTDTKGAFALKVSDPKATLTVSYIGYNTTDVDLKNNRTITITLTARQGSLEEVVVVAYGTQKRANLTGAVSTVVAKDIVKNSNNDVTNTLTGRAPGVRVAQLSSQPGKFDSQIDIRGFSYVDPNDVEGNQQGGPLFIIDGVQRDKSGFDHLDPNEIESVSVLKDATAAIYGVKAANGVILVTTKKGKQGTTQVSYTMHLGKQFITKYPELSSAYQYATLFDEQQINNFISGNQQITPPQFTPQQIEDFRTGKTPSTDFLKAILDNSTSQQQHNITVSGGNEKLRFFVSGGYFNEGGLLKTDIEYGKKYNFRTAVDGQLGKGLTFGINLGLNNVMSKSPNVAVWALMKNAWSISPTQSLYSNGDTRYLNQFYNQPNDNPLGQISEDLAGYNKTNDKALTSTFTLNYELPFVEGLSVKGLFAYDNSYSFNRSFRKQFYQYQYDNTTQLQTAFSHQGPSQLNEYFGQGITNDLQLSMNYNHRFGKSNVSGLLIYEQIYRQGNSNNAQTQFVIDAIDQLSAGNRATDVVGSGYSQSGNRSYAGKFNYDYAGKYLAEFGFREDGSSYFPSKSRWGFFPYGSVGWRISEESFIKDKLKFVDNIKLRATYGKEGDDQAAANTFAYLTGYIYPSSGSGSLAGSVFGPGFVKGVDFKNAANANITWYTSTQTDIGLDFSLWNGKLTFEGDVFRRERSGLLGSPISNIPGTYGVNLPQVNLNGDRTQGFEIVLGHRSKIGAVDFSVSGNMSYARTQNRYVEQTPASSDADNYRNKNAYRYNDIVWGYKVAGQFQNFQQIYAAPIQDGAGNRSLLPGDLNYVDLNGDGIIDGKDQTVIARNGGKPAIYFGANFELGYKGFDFSMLVQGATMYSVSYLDQLSRPFYFQYANPVAIYADRWHRQDIFDPNSPWVPGRFPSTGQRQNYKDGVPNSFSTFDASYVRIKSIELGYTFSKMLLSKIGISRFRVFANAYNLYTFTGKGLDFIDPESSGTRLYSYSYPITLNVNAGVQATF is encoded by the coding sequence ATGAAGAAAATTTTATTAATGCTATTGGCATGGTGCCTCTCGGTGCCATTATTTGCGCAAGACATACCGATAACCGGTAAGGTCATTGATCAAACAGGCGAGCCGCTGATCGGGGCGTCGGTAAAAGTAAAAGGCAGCAGCCAGGGTGTGGTTACCGATACCAAGGGGGCCTTCGCGCTAAAAGTAAGCGATCCTAAAGCCACGCTTACGGTGAGCTACATCGGGTATAACACCACCGATGTCGATCTGAAAAACAACCGGACAATCACGATCACCTTAACGGCACGGCAGGGCAGCCTGGAGGAGGTAGTTGTGGTGGCCTACGGTACGCAGAAACGTGCCAATCTTACAGGGGCGGTATCAACCGTTGTGGCTAAAGACATTGTTAAAAACTCCAATAACGATGTTACCAATACGCTAACCGGCCGCGCCCCGGGTGTAAGGGTGGCGCAGCTATCAAGCCAGCCGGGTAAGTTTGACAGCCAGATCGATATCCGCGGGTTCAGTTATGTTGATCCTAACGATGTGGAAGGTAATCAGCAGGGTGGCCCCCTGTTCATCATCGATGGTGTACAGCGCGATAAATCCGGCTTCGATCACCTCGACCCGAATGAGATTGAAAGCGTGAGCGTTTTGAAAGATGCTACCGCCGCTATCTATGGGGTAAAGGCCGCCAACGGCGTTATTTTGGTAACCACCAAAAAGGGTAAGCAAGGCACTACGCAGGTATCCTACACTATGCACCTGGGCAAGCAGTTCATCACCAAGTACCCTGAACTATCCAGCGCTTACCAATACGCTACCTTGTTTGATGAACAGCAGATCAACAATTTCATCAGCGGTAACCAGCAGATAACGCCGCCGCAGTTCACTCCGCAGCAAATTGAAGATTTCCGCACCGGCAAAACGCCGAGCACCGATTTCCTGAAAGCTATATTGGATAACAGCACCTCGCAGCAACAGCATAACATTACCGTTAGCGGAGGTAACGAAAAGCTAAGGTTTTTTGTATCGGGTGGTTATTTTAATGAAGGCGGCTTGCTGAAAACCGATATCGAATACGGCAAAAAATACAACTTCCGTACCGCTGTCGACGGGCAGTTAGGCAAGGGTTTAACATTTGGTATTAACCTGGGCTTAAACAATGTGATGAGCAAAAGCCCGAATGTGGCTGTATGGGCGTTGATGAAAAACGCGTGGTCAATCAGTCCTACGCAATCGCTTTATTCAAATGGCGATACCCGTTACCTGAACCAGTTTTACAATCAGCCTAATGATAACCCACTTGGGCAGATCAGCGAAGATCTGGCTGGGTACAATAAAACCAATGATAAGGCGCTTACCTCAACCTTCACTTTAAATTACGAACTGCCGTTTGTTGAGGGTTTAAGCGTAAAAGGTCTTTTTGCTTACGATAACAGCTATAGCTTTAACCGCAGTTTCCGCAAGCAGTTTTATCAGTACCAGTATGATAATACCACACAGCTACAAACAGCTTTTTCGCACCAGGGCCCATCGCAGTTGAACGAATATTTTGGCCAGGGTATTACTAACGATCTGCAATTGTCGATGAATTATAACCATCGTTTTGGCAAAAGCAATGTATCAGGGTTATTGATCTACGAACAGATTTATCGTCAGGGCAACAGTAATAATGCCCAAACCCAATTCGTGATCGATGCTATCGACCAGCTTTCGGCAGGTAACCGTGCTACCGACGTTGTTGGCTCAGGCTACAGCCAAAGCGGTAACCGCAGCTATGCCGGTAAATTTAATTACGACTATGCCGGTAAATACCTGGCCGAATTTGGTTTCAGGGAAGATGGTTCATCCTACTTCCCGTCCAAAAGTCGCTGGGGATTTTTCCCTTACGGTTCGGTAGGCTGGCGGATCTCTGAAGAATCGTTTATTAAGGATAAACTGAAGTTTGTAGATAATATCAAACTAAGGGCTACCTATGGTAAAGAGGGTGACGATCAGGCGGCTGCCAATACTTTCGCTTATTTAACCGGCTACATCTATCCAAGCTCAGGCTCGGGCTCGTTGGCGGGTTCGGTATTTGGGCCGGGATTTGTAAAAGGTGTCGATTTTAAAAACGCGGCCAATGCCAATATCACCTGGTACACTTCTACCCAAACAGATATCGGCCTGGATTTCTCACTGTGGAATGGTAAGCTTACTTTCGAGGGGGATGTTTTCCGCAGAGAGCGTAGCGGTTTGTTAGGTTCGCCTATCTCCAATATCCCCGGCACTTATGGCGTAAACCTGCCACAGGTAAACCTGAATGGCGACCGTACGCAAGGCTTCGAGATCGTACTGGGGCACCGCAGTAAAATAGGCGCGGTTGATTTTTCAGTATCCGGCAATATGTCGTACGCCCGTACGCAAAACCGCTACGTCGAACAAACACCGGCCAGCAGCGATGCCGATAACTATCGCAATAAAAATGCCTACCGATACAACGATATTGTATGGGGCTACAAAGTTGCCGGTCAGTTCCAAAATTTCCAGCAGATCTATGCTGCGCCTATCCAGGATGGCGCAGGTAACCGCAGCCTGCTTCCCGGCGATTTAAACTATGTCGACCTTAACGGCGATGGCATTATCGACGGTAAAGACCAAACCGTTATTGCGCGCAACGGCGGTAAACCGGCCATTTATTTCGGTGCCAACTTTGAGCTGGGTTATAAAGGTTTTGATTTTTCGATGCTGGTGCAGGGGGCTACCATGTATTCGGTATCGTACCTCGATCAGCTTTCGCGCCCTTTCTATTTTCAGTATGCAAACCCGGTTGCCATTTATGCCGATAGGTGGCACCGCCAGGATATTTTTGATCCTAACAGCCCATGGGTACCGGGCAGGTTCCCGTCAACCGGTCAGCGCCAAAATTATAAGGATGGTGTGCCTAACTCGTTCAGCACTTTTGATGCCAGCTACGTGCGTATTAAAAGCATTGAGCTGGGCTACACCTTTAGTAAAATGCTGTTAAGTAAAATAGGTATCAGCCGCTTCAGGGTGTTTGCCAATGCTTACAACCTGTACACCTTTACCGGTAAAGGCCTTGATTTTATCGATCCCGAATCGTCAGGCACGCGCCTTTACAGCTATAGCTATCCTATCACCCTTAACGTTAACGCAGGTGTACAGGCAACTTTTTAA
- a CDS encoding ATP-binding protein, which yields MSKNRYPGGRSFMEEDFPLFFGRQNDVQAFLELLSVRQMVVLMGKSGSGKSSLINAGIVPQLLDDDCNYYFIIRFNNFVSKSPPLHTHQEETGVRNADTADKNQLSPVSVVIKRLSILDQTELDTELSDLIPDKTSFWYWIKQHQAAARKKGKPKLFLFFEQFEELFTYPKDQVQGFTEELYQLLYSSVPNDFRDIIYEAEHENRISEELEDLLLDKPNIRVVFSVRSDRLSQMNVMRDLHPTIFQNCYPLEELKIADAELAITQPARLSMPAFKGAPFRFEKDAINHIIKSICHETEDRIDAASLQIVCRFVEEHIVGDKADFTVKVDDLGDMTDIFKKYYENILNRFEGDERQGIQKFIEDDMIDDDRRNAFPVGFITKRLKIKEEALDLLEQSSLLRKERDASGRLMYEIGHDRIMLGVVKVAEQRKRLKSEENQQKTEQINRKLKEKLFGYRLFTASMVLLIVCLVAVFFLWRKLAVTEADLKTQQILASYKLEQVNKENALKAAWSYINLGIGYERASGSEATQKALKMYQNAIDTLKRYPDDPVYKIAISKRDFLEKKDKPSQ from the coding sequence ATGAGCAAAAACCGTTATCCAGGCGGCCGATCTTTCATGGAAGAGGACTTTCCTTTGTTCTTTGGCAGACAAAATGATGTTCAAGCCTTTTTGGAGCTACTTTCTGTACGTCAAATGGTGGTTTTAATGGGGAAAAGCGGCTCAGGTAAAAGTTCGTTGATTAATGCGGGGATCGTCCCTCAGCTACTTGACGATGATTGCAATTATTATTTCATCATCAGGTTTAATAATTTCGTAAGTAAATCGCCCCCCCTGCATACCCACCAGGAGGAAACAGGCGTAAGAAATGCGGATACCGCAGATAAAAATCAGCTGTCACCTGTATCAGTTGTTATCAAGCGTTTATCTATTCTGGATCAAACCGAGCTTGATACGGAGTTATCTGATCTTATTCCCGATAAAACATCATTCTGGTATTGGATCAAACAACATCAGGCAGCGGCGCGAAAAAAAGGAAAACCAAAGCTATTTCTTTTTTTTGAACAATTTGAAGAGTTGTTTACATATCCGAAAGATCAGGTTCAAGGCTTTACCGAGGAGTTGTATCAACTGCTTTATAGTTCCGTTCCAAACGATTTCAGGGATATCATCTATGAGGCCGAACATGAAAACCGTATAAGTGAAGAATTAGAGGATTTGTTGCTTGACAAACCAAATATCCGCGTAGTTTTCTCCGTTCGATCTGATCGCCTTTCACAAATGAATGTGATGCGTGATCTGCATCCCACCATTTTTCAAAACTGTTATCCGCTGGAAGAACTAAAGATAGCCGATGCCGAACTTGCCATAACACAACCGGCCCGCCTATCAATGCCCGCATTTAAGGGGGCACCATTCCGTTTCGAAAAAGATGCGATTAATCATATCATTAAAAGTATCTGTCACGAAACAGAAGATCGCATCGACGCGGCAAGCTTACAAATAGTTTGCAGATTTGTTGAGGAACACATCGTAGGCGATAAGGCAGATTTTACCGTAAAAGTGGACGACCTTGGCGATATGACGGACATCTTCAAAAAATATTATGAAAATATATTAAACCGATTTGAAGGCGATGAACGGCAGGGCATTCAAAAGTTCATAGAAGACGACATGATCGACGACGACCGGCGCAATGCCTTCCCGGTAGGATTTATTACCAAAAGGCTAAAGATTAAAGAAGAGGCACTGGATTTACTTGAACAAAGTTCGCTGCTTCGGAAAGAAAGGGATGCCAGCGGACGTTTAATGTATGAAATTGGGCATGACAGGATTATGCTGGGTGTGGTTAAGGTTGCGGAACAACGAAAGAGACTAAAAAGCGAGGAAAATCAACAAAAAACCGAACAAATAAACCGTAAACTAAAGGAAAAACTGTTTGGATATCGCTTATTCACAGCCTCAATGGTTTTATTGATCGTTTGTTTGGTAGCCGTGTTCTTTTTGTGGCGTAAACTGGCAGTCACCGAAGCAGATTTGAAAACCCAACAAATCCTTGCCAGTTATAAACTTGAACAAGTTAATAAAGAAAATGCATTAAAAGCTGCTTGGAGCTATATCAATCTCGGCATAGGGTACGAGCGTGCCAGCGGAAGCGAAGCCACGCAAAAAGCCCTGAAAATGTATCAGAACGCTATTGATACACTTAAGCGGTATCCCGATGATCCGGTATACAAGATAGCCATAAGTAAACGTGACTTCCTCGAAAAAAAAGATAAACCATCGCAATGA
- a CDS encoding glycoside hydrolase family 71/99-like protein, translating to MMRTKITLCTWMLLCFFANANAQTKHAKTTLFPSYKGLIMAGYQGWFRAEGDGSGANHFAYGNEQRSGIDMWPDVSEYAKTYPTPFKLADGQPAKFFSSVDKSTADLHFKWMQQYGVDGVFMQRFFNNARPENRKDDRVFRNAFEAASTYKRAIAVMYDLSGLAGKGEDCSVLIDDWKYLVDELKVTNPKGTNTYLYHNGKPVVTIWGVGFPDRPYNIRNIGIERFIDFLKNDPVYGGCAVMIGVPNSWRTLRADCVNDPYLHDIIKRCDIVLPWSVQRYSPLLHNDMDRYRDDVIEDIKWCRDNHLDYVPCVYPGFSWHNLSRYEFPDDVKPVGSIPRQGGRFYWQMLSTAISAGAEMIYVAMFDEVNEGTAIFKGSDNPPKVGDGTGTAFINMDGKPSDTYLWLTGEAAKILRHEKPLVFKMPERNTGK from the coding sequence ATGATGAGAACAAAAATTACATTATGCACGTGGATGCTCCTGTGTTTTTTTGCTAACGCGAATGCGCAAACCAAACATGCTAAAACAACTTTATTTCCCAGTTACAAAGGCCTGATCATGGCCGGTTACCAGGGATGGTTCAGGGCCGAAGGCGATGGGAGCGGGGCAAATCACTTTGCTTATGGCAACGAACAACGCTCGGGCATTGATATGTGGCCGGATGTAAGCGAATACGCCAAAACTTATCCAACACCATTTAAACTGGCCGATGGACAACCTGCAAAGTTTTTCAGTTCGGTAGATAAAAGCACCGCCGACCTGCATTTTAAATGGATGCAGCAATATGGAGTTGATGGTGTATTTATGCAGCGCTTTTTCAACAATGCCCGCCCCGAAAATCGTAAGGACGACAGGGTTTTTAGAAATGCTTTCGAAGCTGCTTCAACCTACAAACGGGCTATCGCCGTGATGTATGATCTGTCGGGCCTGGCCGGTAAAGGCGAGGATTGTTCAGTATTGATTGACGATTGGAAATATCTGGTTGATGAATTGAAGGTGACCAACCCAAAAGGCACAAACACTTACCTGTACCATAATGGAAAACCGGTAGTAACTATTTGGGGCGTTGGCTTTCCCGACAGGCCATACAATATCCGCAACATCGGCATCGAACGTTTTATCGATTTTTTAAAGAATGATCCGGTGTATGGTGGCTGCGCGGTAATGATAGGTGTACCAAACTCCTGGCGAACTTTACGGGCCGACTGTGTTAACGACCCTTACCTGCATGACATTATCAAACGCTGCGATATCGTATTGCCCTGGAGCGTACAGCGTTATTCACCCTTGTTGCATAATGATATGGACAGGTACCGCGATGATGTGATTGAAGATATTAAATGGTGCCGCGATAATCATTTGGATTATGTACCCTGCGTGTATCCGGGTTTCAGCTGGCATAACCTGAGCCGCTACGAATTTCCGGATGATGTGAAACCGGTTGGTTCTATCCCGAGGCAGGGCGGCAGGTTTTACTGGCAAATGCTATCAACTGCGATCTCAGCAGGCGCTGAAATGATCTACGTAGCCATGTTTGATGAAGTGAATGAGGGCACTGCTATTTTTAAAGGATCAGATAATCCGCCTAAAGTAGGAGACGGCACAGGTACGGCTTTCATTAACATGGATGGCAAACCATCTGATACCTACCTGTGGTTAACGGGCGAAGCGGCTAAAATATTACGCCATGAAAAGCCGCTGGTGTTTAAAATGCCGGAAAGAAATACTGGAAAGTAA
- a CDS encoding neutral/alkaline non-lysosomal ceramidase N-terminal domain-containing protein yields the protein MNTLTKIKSPILNNVGLFKIHLLILLITTCISNVVFAETGKLLAGTAKINITPKTTEPLHDSVYARSLVLDINSKRLAFVSVDLAVFTSDKIEKICKEKYKLEKVIISSSHTHSEPQTNGKMAFQGNPFVAFYEDQIIKAIGAATDHMFEARIAAGQSIFPQLGFNRLIVRENGHAKESWVGDAHYKPENPERIPFGPVDPEVGVIKIEDMQGNARAIIINYAMHSDIVCFNYAISADYPGVASRKVEEAFGNKINCLFIQGAGGNIESLQISPRRSGPNDTVKTNYAPMERTGELLAWEVIKLAKNISPTAGNETDIRFMTDSMRFTGRYDKTLTYNVSLVTILLNNKIAIAVCPGELFVQFQLDWKKKMELASSTGFLFGYSWSGGHWPGYIADVRSAALGGYGADESGRLIEVGAGEAIITRQLENYYKLTGLMRKDPPK from the coding sequence ATGAACACGTTAACTAAAATCAAGTCCCCTATTTTAAACAATGTGGGGTTGTTTAAAATCCATCTTTTAATTTTACTTATCACAACCTGTATTTCTAATGTGGTTTTCGCCGAAACCGGTAAACTTTTAGCAGGCACCGCCAAAATCAACATCACCCCAAAAACAACCGAGCCGCTGCACGATTCCGTTTATGCACGGAGTTTGGTTTTAGATATAAATAGCAAACGCCTCGCCTTTGTATCGGTAGATCTGGCCGTATTTACCAGCGACAAGATTGAGAAGATCTGCAAAGAAAAATACAAGCTTGAAAAAGTGATCATCAGTTCCTCGCACACCCATTCGGAACCGCAAACCAATGGCAAAATGGCTTTCCAGGGGAATCCCTTTGTAGCTTTTTATGAAGACCAGATTATTAAAGCCATAGGCGCGGCAACAGATCATATGTTTGAAGCACGGATAGCGGCCGGGCAAAGCATTTTTCCGCAATTGGGTTTTAACCGGCTTATTGTTCGCGAAAACGGGCATGCCAAAGAATCGTGGGTGGGCGACGCGCATTACAAACCTGAGAACCCCGAACGGATCCCCTTCGGTCCTGTTGACCCTGAAGTTGGTGTTATTAAAATTGAAGACATGCAGGGTAATGCACGGGCTATTATCATAAACTATGCCATGCATTCGGATATTGTATGTTTTAACTATGCTATATCTGCCGACTATCCTGGTGTGGCCAGCCGCAAGGTTGAGGAAGCTTTCGGCAATAAAATAAACTGCCTTTTTATACAGGGGGCTGGTGGCAATATTGAATCGCTGCAGATAAGTCCGCGCAGATCGGGCCCTAACGATACAGTGAAAACCAACTACGCGCCGATGGAGCGCACCGGCGAGCTCCTGGCATGGGAGGTAATTAAACTGGCCAAAAACATCAGCCCAACTGCCGGCAATGAAACTGATATCAGGTTCATGACCGATTCAATGCGTTTTACCGGCAGGTACGATAAAACGCTAACCTATAATGTGAGCCTGGTCACTATCCTCCTAAACAACAAAATAGCTATAGCCGTTTGCCCCGGCGAGCTGTTTGTTCAGTTTCAGCTGGATTGGAAAAAGAAAATGGAGCTGGCATCGTCAACCGGATTTTTGTTTGGTTACTCGTGGAGCGGTGGCCATTGGCCTGGGTATATTGCCGATGTACGGTCGGCTGCGTTGGGTGGATATGGTGCCGATGAAAGCGGAAGGTTGATTGAGGTGGGTGCGGGAGAAGCCATTATAACCCGCCAGCTTGAAAATTATTATAAGCTTACCGGGTTGATGCGTAAGGATCCGCCGAAATAG
- a CDS encoding gliding motility-associated C-terminal domain-containing protein, with amino-acid sequence MKPKQIKYRLLILLSLLSIPCHSQNPPGSGCNIIHWAKWSQFQGSTATGTIDEGNGNSVNVTMASNFDFSSTPAIYNYGAFSNYPVPIPNETVPKTTWAAGSGGSTNMTFSHQVSNPVLLISSLGRPNQLVKLDFSLPYVVLYDGGGMTFDNSSTITGAEGYAVIMFPGDFKNVVISSTTPEDYTNITWGLSPAAFQVDITENAATCGSTTVTATGGQSYHWDGGDNPDAATNTFHTSRRYVVTVKNADGCSTSASKQIDVHTEPQVKVTGNLTGCESVTGTAFAENAVSYQWDGGDTPNSNVNTFHTSRKYKVTVTDAYQCQASLYVDVIVGERVTPTINITALPSGPVCTGTPVTYTASPSNGGASPVLSWLKNRVPVASGKTYTTTELVNGDQITCALTSQMFCAIPANAVSTPLTATISENPVITFPQKPPVIDGRTTFVQLDPAITGDIASYSWAPVTGLSDPNIRNPVVTTKTTTDYTLTVVSATGCPASATVKVLVLNTPIIPNTFTPNGDGVNDTWNIINLADYANATIDIYNRYGINLYHSIGYTKPWDGMYKGKALPAGTYYYVINPNDNVHGINGGWVLIVR; translated from the coding sequence ATGAAACCTAAGCAAATAAAATACAGGCTGTTAATACTGCTTAGCCTGTTGAGCATCCCTTGTCATTCACAGAATCCGCCGGGCAGCGGATGTAACATCATTCACTGGGCCAAATGGTCGCAATTTCAGGGCTCAACAGCCACAGGAACTATAGATGAAGGCAACGGGAATTCGGTTAACGTAACCATGGCTTCAAATTTTGATTTTTCATCAACCCCTGCTATATATAACTACGGCGCGTTTAGCAACTACCCGGTACCTATCCCCAATGAAACAGTTCCGAAAACTACCTGGGCTGCAGGCAGCGGCGGATCAACAAACATGACCTTTTCGCACCAGGTAAGCAATCCTGTATTACTTATTTCTTCCCTTGGGCGACCTAATCAATTGGTTAAGCTGGACTTCTCCCTGCCCTATGTAGTTTTGTACGACGGCGGCGGGATGACTTTTGATAACAGCAGCACAATAACCGGAGCAGAAGGTTACGCGGTCATTATGTTTCCGGGAGATTTTAAAAACGTAGTGATCTCTTCCACAACGCCCGAAGATTATACCAACATTACCTGGGGACTAAGTCCGGCCGCCTTCCAGGTTGATATCACCGAAAATGCAGCAACCTGCGGCAGCACAACGGTAACCGCAACAGGCGGGCAAAGTTATCACTGGGATGGCGGCGATAATCCGGACGCGGCCACCAACACTTTTCATACCAGCAGGAGGTATGTTGTCACGGTTAAAAACGCAGATGGCTGTTCAACCTCTGCTTCCAAACAAATTGACGTGCATACAGAACCCCAGGTTAAAGTTACCGGCAACCTCACGGGCTGCGAAAGCGTAACGGGCACAGCTTTTGCCGAAAATGCCGTTAGTTATCAATGGGACGGAGGGGATACACCCAATAGCAATGTTAATACTTTTCATACCAGCAGGAAGTATAAAGTAACGGTTACAGACGCCTATCAATGCCAGGCATCTCTTTATGTAGATGTTATTGTAGGAGAACGGGTTACTCCAACCATAAATATCACCGCATTGCCATCAGGACCGGTATGTACCGGAACACCGGTAACTTATACGGCGTCGCCTTCAAATGGCGGAGCGTCGCCTGTACTTTCCTGGTTAAAAAACCGTGTCCCGGTTGCATCCGGCAAAACTTATACTACAACAGAGTTGGTTAACGGAGATCAAATAACATGCGCACTAACCAGCCAGATGTTTTGTGCTATACCTGCCAACGCGGTAAGTACCCCGCTCACCGCCACTATCAGCGAAAACCCCGTAATTACCTTTCCTCAGAAACCACCGGTGATCGATGGTCGCACAACCTTTGTTCAGTTAGATCCTGCAATTACCGGCGATATAGCGAGTTACTCATGGGCACCGGTCACCGGTTTGAGCGACCCAAACATCCGGAACCCTGTCGTAACTACAAAAACCACAACAGATTATACCTTAACGGTGGTATCAGCTACAGGATGCCCGGCTTCTGCAACTGTAAAAGTTTTAGTTTTGAACACCCCGATTATACCGAATACTTTTACACCCAACGGCGACGGCGTTAATGATACCTGGAACATCATTAACCTTGCAGATTACGCGAACGCGACGATAGATATTTATAACCGGTACGGCATAAACCTATACCATTCTATTGGTTACACAAAACCCTGGGACGGCATGTATAAAGGCAAAGCTTTACCCGCAGGCACCTATTATTATGTTATTAATCCAAATGATAACGTGCATGGTATAAATGGTGGCTGGGTGCTAATAGTAAGGTAG